Proteins co-encoded in one Pseudomonas beijingensis genomic window:
- a CDS encoding anaerobic ribonucleoside-triphosphate reductase activating protein, whose product MSRVLRVGGMVPLTTLDYPGQLACVLFCQGCAWRCRYCHNPQLIPPRGSEEVDWCRVLAFLQRRQDLLDAVVFSGGEPTLQDGLAPAMEEVRQMGFRIGLHSAGIKPAAFAKVVGLADWVGFDIKALPEDALDVTRVEGSGAANWRSLDHLLDSGVDYECRTTVHWHLFDPERLLTLARRLSERGVTRFAVQLVRTARMLDPHLSSVSAQALQPELWAALRELFPSFVLRS is encoded by the coding sequence ATGAGTCGAGTGCTACGGGTCGGGGGCATGGTGCCCCTGACCACCCTCGATTATCCGGGCCAACTGGCCTGTGTGCTGTTTTGCCAGGGGTGTGCCTGGCGTTGTCGTTATTGCCATAACCCGCAACTGATTCCGCCACGCGGCAGCGAGGAGGTGGATTGGTGCCGGGTATTGGCGTTTCTGCAACGCCGTCAGGATCTGCTCGACGCCGTGGTGTTCAGCGGCGGCGAGCCGACCTTGCAGGACGGCTTGGCGCCAGCCATGGAGGAGGTGCGGCAGATGGGCTTTCGCATCGGCCTGCACAGCGCCGGCATCAAGCCGGCGGCCTTCGCCAAAGTGGTCGGGCTTGCCGACTGGGTGGGGTTCGACATTAAGGCCTTGCCCGAAGATGCCCTCGATGTAACCCGGGTCGAAGGCAGCGGCGCTGCAAACTGGCGCAGCCTCGATCATCTGCTGGACAGCGGCGTGGATTATGAATGTCGCACGACGGTGCACTGGCACCTGTTCGACCCCGAACGGCTGCTGACCCTGGCCCGGCGCCTGAGCGAGCGCGGCGTCACCCGATTTGCCGTGCAATTGGTGCGCACCGCCCGGATGCTCGACCCCCACCTTTCCAGCGTCTCGGCGCAGGCCTTGCAGCCGGAGTTATGGGCCGCCCTGCGCGAGCTGTTCCCCTCGTTTGTGTTGCGCAGTTGA
- a CDS encoding ribonucleoside triphosphate reductase — translation MQSTLISVGCNRLHKRDGSVVAFDADKIRQALIAAGKATGEYAEAEAEGLLEAVLARLEGQTRLNVEQIQDRVERVLMDAGFFLSMRAYIVYREQHGRLRRDRRTLVEVATSMNEYLDREDWRVQANANQGYSLGGLILNVSGKVTANYWLDEVYSQAIGEAHREADLHIHDLDMLAGYCAGWSLRTLLHEGLNGVPGRVEAGPPKHLSSALGQMVNFLGTLQNEWAGAQAFSSFDTYLAPYVRKDQLSYDEVRQSLQEFIYNLNVPSRWGTQTPFTNLTFDWVCPEDLREQIPVIGGEEMPFAYGDLQAEMELINRAYIEVMQAGDAKGRVFTFPIPTYNITHDFPWDSENADRLFEMTARYGLPYFQNFLNSDMQPNQVRSMCCRLQLDVRELLKRGGGLFGSAEQTGSLGVVTINCARLGYLYKGNTSGLLQRIDTLMELAKESLEVKRKVIQHHMDAGLYPYTKRYLGTLRNHFSTIGVNGLHEMLRNFTDDQQGLHTEQGRAFALKLLDHVRATLLRFQEETGHLYNLEATPAEGTTYRFAKEDLKRYPDILQAGSPVAPYYTNSSQLPVGFTDDPFEALELQDELQCKYTGGTVLHLYMAEQISSTQACKQLVRKALGRFRLPYLTITPTFSICPVHGYLAGEHEFCPKCDEALLLQQQLAGSVH, via the coding sequence ATGCAGAGCACGTTGATCTCAGTAGGGTGTAACCGCTTGCACAAGCGCGATGGCAGTGTGGTCGCCTTTGATGCGGACAAGATCCGCCAGGCGCTGATCGCCGCCGGCAAGGCCACTGGCGAATATGCCGAAGCCGAGGCCGAGGGGTTGCTTGAGGCGGTATTGGCGCGGTTGGAAGGGCAGACGCGCTTGAACGTCGAGCAGATCCAGGACCGCGTCGAGCGGGTGCTGATGGACGCCGGTTTCTTTCTCTCCATGCGCGCCTACATCGTCTATCGCGAGCAACACGGACGCCTGCGTCGGGATCGCCGTACGCTGGTGGAAGTCGCCACCTCGATGAACGAATACCTCGACCGCGAAGACTGGCGTGTACAGGCCAACGCCAACCAGGGGTATTCCCTCGGCGGGCTGATCCTCAACGTGTCGGGCAAGGTCACCGCCAATTATTGGCTCGACGAAGTCTACAGCCAGGCCATTGGCGAGGCGCACCGCGAGGCGGACCTGCATATCCACGACCTGGACATGCTCGCCGGCTACTGTGCCGGCTGGTCCTTGCGCACCCTGTTGCACGAAGGCCTCAACGGCGTGCCCGGGCGAGTCGAGGCCGGGCCGCCCAAGCACCTGAGCAGCGCCCTGGGGCAGATGGTGAATTTCCTCGGCACCCTGCAAAACGAATGGGCCGGCGCCCAGGCGTTCAGCTCGTTCGACACCTACCTGGCGCCCTATGTGCGCAAGGACCAGCTCAGCTACGACGAGGTCCGCCAGTCGTTGCAGGAGTTCATCTACAACCTCAACGTGCCGTCGCGCTGGGGCACGCAAACCCCGTTCACCAACCTCACGTTCGACTGGGTGTGCCCAGAGGATCTGCGCGAACAAATCCCGGTGATCGGTGGCGAGGAGATGCCGTTCGCCTACGGTGACCTGCAAGCGGAAATGGAGCTGATCAACCGCGCCTACATCGAGGTGATGCAGGCCGGCGATGCGAAAGGCCGGGTCTTCACCTTCCCGATCCCGACCTACAACATCACCCATGACTTCCCGTGGGACAGCGAGAACGCCGACCGGCTGTTCGAAATGACCGCCCGCTACGGCTTGCCGTATTTCCAGAACTTCCTCAACTCGGACATGCAACCCAACCAGGTGCGGTCGATGTGCTGCCGCCTGCAACTGGACGTGCGCGAGTTGCTCAAGCGCGGTGGTGGTTTGTTCGGCTCGGCGGAACAGACCGGTTCCCTGGGCGTGGTGACGATCAACTGCGCGCGCCTGGGCTACCTGTACAAAGGCAACACCAGCGGGTTACTGCAACGCATCGATACCCTGATGGAACTGGCGAAGGAAAGCCTGGAGGTCAAGCGCAAGGTCATCCAGCATCACATGGATGCCGGTTTGTACCCTTACACCAAGCGCTACCTCGGCACGTTGCGCAATCACTTCTCCACCATCGGCGTGAATGGCCTGCATGAAATGCTGCGCAACTTCACCGACGACCAGCAAGGCCTGCACACCGAGCAGGGCCGGGCATTTGCCCTGAAGCTGCTGGATCACGTGCGGGCCACGCTGCTGCGTTTCCAGGAAGAAACCGGCCACCTCTACAACCTCGAAGCCACGCCCGCCGAAGGCACCACGTACCGCTTCGCCAAGGAAGACCTCAAGCGCTACCCGGATATCTTGCAGGCCGGCAGCCCGGTTGCGCCGTACTACACCAACTCGTCGCAACTGCCGGTGGGCTTCACCGACGATCCTTTCGAAGCCCTGGAGCTGCAGGACGAACTGCAATGCAAATACACCGGCGGCACCGTGTTGCACCTGTACATGGCCGAGCAGATTTCCTCGACACAGGCCTGCAAGCAACTGGTGCGCAAGGCCCTGGGACGTTTCCGCCTGCCGTACCTGACCATCACGCCGACCTTTTCCATCTGCCCGGTGCACGGCTATCTGGCCGGCGAACACGAGTTTTGCCCCAAATGCGACGAGGCCTTGCTGCTGCAACAGCAGTTGGCAGGCAGCGTTCACTGA
- a CDS encoding peptidylprolyl isomerase: MASGCGCGGGGGGSGGCGSSAKVPPVVDVEPVGTVQFEPAQAGPVVEDEAPELIASSEQEWPIISVNGVSITPQAMAQELQYHPADSREDAVYQAARALVIRELLQQRIAELGLALQVSAGENEEEAATRLLLEREVQVPQCDEATCLRYYESNRARFHSAPLLAVRHILLECAPDDVEARSLAHVQAELLLERLDQFPGSFAELALKYSACPSKEQGGSLGQISKGQTVPELERQLFTLPAGLASKPLESRYGWHVISIDQRIDGQSLPYEAVATAIRTQLQQGVWQKALVQYLQTLIGAADIRGIHLQGADSPLVQ, from the coding sequence ATGGCGAGTGGATGCGGATGTGGCGGTGGTGGTGGCGGCAGCGGCGGCTGTGGTTCTTCGGCAAAAGTGCCGCCGGTGGTCGATGTGGAGCCCGTTGGGACCGTGCAGTTCGAGCCGGCCCAGGCCGGGCCGGTGGTGGAAGATGAAGCGCCAGAGTTGATTGCCAGCAGTGAGCAGGAGTGGCCGATCATCAGCGTCAACGGGGTGTCGATCACCCCGCAGGCGATGGCCCAGGAGCTGCAATATCACCCGGCTGACAGTCGCGAGGATGCGGTCTACCAGGCCGCTCGGGCCCTGGTGATTCGCGAATTGCTCCAGCAGCGTATCGCCGAGCTGGGCCTGGCATTGCAGGTCAGTGCCGGAGAAAACGAAGAGGAAGCGGCCACGCGGCTGTTGCTTGAACGTGAGGTGCAGGTGCCGCAGTGCGACGAGGCCACCTGCCTGCGTTACTACGAAAGCAACCGGGCGCGCTTTCACAGTGCGCCGTTGTTGGCGGTGCGGCACATCCTGCTCGAATGCGCGCCGGACGATGTCGAGGCGCGCAGCCTGGCCCATGTGCAGGCCGAGCTGCTGCTGGAGCGGTTGGATCAGTTCCCGGGCAGCTTCGCCGAACTGGCGCTGAAGTATTCGGCCTGTCCGTCGAAGGAGCAGGGCGGTTCGCTGGGGCAGATCAGCAAGGGCCAGACCGTGCCCGAACTGGAGCGCCAACTGTTCACCCTGCCAGCGGGTCTGGCCAGCAAACCGCTGGAAAGCCGCTACGGCTGGCACGTGATCAGCATCGACCAGCGCATCGATGGCCAGTCGTTGCCTTATGAAGCCGTAGCGACAGCAATTCGCACCCAGTTGCAGCAGGGCGTTTGGCAAAAGGCGCTGGTGCAGTACCTGCAAACCTTGATCGGTGCGGCGGATATTCGCGGCATTCACCTTCAGGGCGCCGACTCGCCGCTTGTGCAGTGA
- the narI gene encoding respiratory nitrate reductase subunit gamma, translating to MSKWDLLLFGVYPYVALAICLLGSWARFDLSQYTWKAGSSQMLNKRGMRVASNLFHVGVLFVLAGHFVGLLTPSAIYHHVLSTENKQLLAMVSGGFFGVLGLIGLMMLLNRRLTDPRVRATSNASDILVLVVLLVQLVLGLMTIVASTAHMDGSVMVMLADWAQNTVLLRPVEAATAIAPVGLVYKLHVVLGLTLFVLFPFTRLVHIVSAPVWYLGRRYQIVRQKF from the coding sequence ATGTCTAAATGGGATCTGTTGTTGTTCGGGGTCTACCCCTATGTCGCTTTGGCGATTTGCCTGCTCGGCAGCTGGGCACGGTTCGACCTGTCCCAGTACACCTGGAAGGCCGGTTCGAGCCAGATGCTGAACAAGCGCGGCATGCGCGTGGCCAGCAACCTGTTCCACGTTGGCGTGCTGTTTGTGCTGGCAGGTCACTTCGTTGGCCTGCTGACACCGTCGGCGATCTACCACCATGTGCTGAGCACCGAGAACAAGCAGCTGCTGGCGATGGTTTCCGGGGGCTTCTTTGGCGTGCTCGGCCTGATCGGCCTGATGATGCTGCTCAACCGTCGTCTGACCGACCCACGGGTGCGCGCCACCTCCAATGCCTCGGACATCCTCGTGCTGGTGGTGTTGCTGGTGCAACTGGTGTTGGGGCTGATGACCATCGTCGCCTCCACCGCCCATATGGATGGCTCGGTGATGGTGATGCTCGCCGACTGGGCCCAGAACACCGTGCTGTTGCGTCCGGTGGAAGCTGCTACCGCGATAGCGCCGGTGGGCCTGGTCTACAAGCTCCACGTGGTGCTGGGCCTGACCCTGTTCGTGTTGTTCCCGTTCACCCGTCTGGTTCACATCGTCAGTGCGCCGGTCTGGTACCTGGGACGTCGTTATCAAATCGTTCGGCAGAAGTTTTGA
- the nrdD gene encoding anaerobic ribonucleoside-triphosphate reductase, protein MNASQSLPQAQRQRCEVWTRVMGYHRPVTAFNPGKQSEHRERVHFTERAAGRP, encoded by the coding sequence ATGAATGCATCGCAAAGCCTTCCACAAGCACAGCGTCAACGTTGCGAAGTCTGGACCCGAGTGATGGGTTATCACCGCCCGGTGACGGCCTTCAACCCGGGCAAGCAGTCCGAGCACCGCGAGCGGGTGCACTTCACCGAACGCGCGGCCGGGCGTCCATGA
- a CDS encoding 4Fe-4S binding protein: MPDLNPWLQRLGDGMRRHGATIRAVQWAVVLFYAVLLVVPAMLPLPDSQARLLDSLTLLAQFLFWGIWWPFVLLSIVLFGRLWCGVLCPEGALSEWASQYGKGLGVPRGLRWAGWPTLAFCLTTVYGQLISVYDYAQAALLILGGSTVAAVIVGLSFARGKRVWCRYLCPVSGVFALLARLAPVHFQVDEQRWLENPAPRRPPPNCAPLLDIRRLRGAADCHACGRCSGQRDAVRLIARSSSAEILQATAKTLSPWDVRLLLFGVIGLAMGAFQWTVSPWFIDLKQGLAQWLVSHDWLWALQDNAPWWLLTHYPQLNDSFSWLDGFCIVAYLGMSALLMGTSLMLLMRLAACLSDDATAYRPLALTLTPLGAAGLFLGLSATTVKLLRYEGLLLEWVSPVRAALLTAAIAWSLWLGWKRLRSTVASPIRRLPAMACLVLASSLVGYGWWLQFWGW; encoded by the coding sequence ATGCCCGACCTGAACCCCTGGCTGCAACGCCTGGGCGACGGCATGCGCCGCCACGGCGCAACCATTCGTGCAGTGCAATGGGCGGTGGTGCTGTTCTACGCGGTGCTGTTGGTGGTGCCGGCAATGTTGCCATTACCGGACAGCCAGGCGCGGCTGTTGGATAGCCTGACGCTGCTGGCACAGTTCCTGTTCTGGGGAATCTGGTGGCCGTTCGTGTTGCTGTCGATCGTGTTGTTCGGCCGCCTCTGGTGTGGCGTGCTGTGCCCGGAAGGCGCCCTGAGCGAATGGGCCAGCCAGTACGGCAAGGGCCTCGGGGTGCCACGCGGGTTGCGCTGGGCCGGCTGGCCGACCCTGGCGTTCTGTCTGACCACGGTCTACGGCCAGTTGATCAGCGTGTACGACTATGCCCAGGCGGCACTGCTGATCCTGGGCGGTTCCACCGTCGCCGCGGTGATCGTCGGCCTGTCGTTCGCCCGGGGCAAGCGGGTGTGGTGCCGTTACCTGTGCCCGGTCAGTGGTGTGTTTGCCCTGCTCGCCCGCTTGGCACCGGTGCACTTCCAGGTGGACGAACAACGCTGGCTGGAAAACCCTGCACCCCGGCGTCCTCCCCCCAATTGCGCGCCGCTGCTGGACATCCGTCGCCTGCGCGGCGCCGCCGATTGCCACGCCTGTGGTCGCTGCAGCGGCCAGCGCGACGCGGTACGGCTGATTGCCCGCTCCAGCAGCGCGGAAATCCTCCAAGCGACGGCCAAGACGCTGTCGCCCTGGGACGTTCGCTTGCTGCTGTTCGGCGTCATCGGCCTAGCCATGGGAGCCTTTCAGTGGACCGTCAGCCCCTGGTTCATCGACCTCAAGCAGGGCCTGGCCCAATGGCTGGTGAGTCACGATTGGCTTTGGGCGCTACAGGACAACGCGCCCTGGTGGCTGTTGACCCACTACCCGCAACTCAATGACAGTTTCAGTTGGCTCGATGGTTTTTGCATCGTCGCGTATCTGGGCATGAGTGCTCTGCTGATGGGCACTTCGTTGATGCTATTGATGCGCCTGGCGGCATGTCTCTCGGACGATGCCACAGCCTATCGGCCCCTGGCCCTCACCCTGACGCCTCTTGGCGCTGCCGGGTTGTTCCTCGGCCTGTCGGCCACCACCGTCAAGCTGCTGCGCTATGAAGGGCTGCTGCTGGAATGGGTTTCACCGGTAAGGGCCGCGCTGCTGACAGCGGCAATTGCCTGGAGCCTGTGGCTGGGCTGGAAACGCCTGCGGTCCACCGTGGCATCGCCGATCCGACGCTTGCCCGCCATGGCATGCCTGGTCCTGGCTAGCAGCCTGGTGGGGTATGGCTGGTGGTTGCAATTCTGGGGTTGGTGA
- the moaA gene encoding GTP 3',8-cyclase MoaA — protein MNAVLQDGFGRQIDYLRMSVTDRCDFRCVYCMAKNMTFLPRQQVLTLEELQRLARLFVGLGVKKIRLTGGEPLIRPGIVGLCREIAALPGLRELVMTSNGSQLGRLAQPLVEAGVKRMNISLDSLDGERFRAITRNGNLDQVLAGIEAAKVAGFERIKLNCVVMKGRNFDEVPALVQYAIDQHIDISFIEEMPLGDVGRSRGESFCSSDEVRAEIAHHHRLLDSTENSGGPARYVRLEQHPDTRIGFISPNTHNFCASCNRVRMTVEGRLLLCLGQEDSLDLRGLLRRYPLDDQPVIQAVRQALRGKPLRHDFNPGGEVQIVRFMNMSGG, from the coding sequence ATGAACGCGGTGTTGCAGGACGGGTTTGGGCGCCAGATCGATTATTTGCGGATGTCGGTGACCGATCGTTGTGATTTTCGTTGTGTGTATTGCATGGCGAAAAACATGACGTTCCTGCCGCGCCAGCAAGTGTTGACCCTGGAGGAGTTGCAGCGCCTGGCGCGGCTGTTCGTCGGCCTGGGGGTGAAGAAAATCCGCCTGACCGGTGGCGAGCCGCTGATCCGTCCGGGCATCGTCGGGCTGTGTCGCGAGATAGCGGCATTGCCCGGCCTGCGGGAACTGGTGATGACCAGCAACGGCTCGCAGCTGGGGCGATTGGCCCAGCCGCTGGTCGAGGCCGGGGTCAAGCGCATGAACATCAGCCTCGACAGCCTGGACGGCGAACGTTTTCGGGCGATCACCCGTAACGGCAACCTCGATCAAGTGTTGGCAGGGATTGAAGCGGCGAAGGTCGCCGGGTTCGAGCGGATCAAGCTCAACTGCGTGGTCATGAAGGGCCGCAACTTCGATGAAGTCCCGGCGCTGGTGCAGTACGCCATCGACCAACACATCGATATCAGCTTCATTGAGGAAATGCCGTTGGGGGATGTGGGTCGTTCCCGGGGCGAGTCGTTCTGTTCCAGCGATGAGGTGCGGGCCGAGATCGCTCACCATCACCGGCTGCTCGACAGCACTGAAAACAGCGGCGGGCCTGCGCGTTATGTGCGTCTGGAGCAGCATCCGGATACCCGGATCGGTTTCATTTCCCCTAACACCCACAACTTCTGCGCCAGTTGCAACCGCGTGCGCATGACCGTCGAAGGGCGCTTGCTGCTGTGCCTGGGGCAAGAAGACTCCCTCGACCTGCGCGGCTTGCTACGGCGTTACCCGCTGGACGATCAACCGGTGATCCAGGCGGTGCGGCAGGCGCTGCGCGGCAAACCCTTGCGCCACGACTTTAACCCCGGCGGGGAGGTGCAGATTGTGCGGTTCATGAACATGAGCGGTGGGTGA